A stretch of DNA from candidate division WOR-3 bacterium:
GTAGGCAAGACGATTGCCCGGGTGGTAAAGGATAAGCCAGTGCTCCTTCTTGCCTCATCAGACCTTTATCATGGCTATTCCTATAGTGAGGCAAAATCAACCGATTCCTTTACCCTTGAACTTATCTCACAATTTAACCCCAAGGCGTTTTATCGCGCTTTGACCGAGTCTTATGGGGAACAAAAGCCTTTGGCGTGTGGTGGATATCCAATAGTGGTGGTGATGGCTGCGGCAAAGGAGTTGGGGGCTGATAAGGCGGTAGTTTTACATCATACCAACTCAAGCGATGTTACAGGTCAATACGGAGGATATTGTGTTGGTTACAGTGCGGTTGCCTTTGTAAGGGAAGGGGGAAATGAGGAGGCCGCTACCGGTCTGACTGGGGAGGAGAAGAAGAGCCTGCTAATGATTGCTCGTAGGAGTATTGAGGAGTATCTGCGGACGGGCAAGGTGTTAGATTTTGATCCCTTGACTGAGAGGCTTAAGGAGAAGCGGGGCGTTTTTGTCACCCTGCATAAGTGGGGCGAATTAAGGGGATGCATTGGCTATATTGAGCCGATAAAGCCGCTTTATCTTGCAACTAGGGATATGGCGATTAGTGCGGCAACCGAAGACCCTCGGTTTTTTCCGGTAAGGTTAGAGGAACTTCCTAAGATTGACATCGAAATAACCGTTCTCTCCCCTTTAAAGCGGATATCCGACCCGGAATCGGTAATTGTGGGTACACACGGTTTGGTTATTCGCAAGGGTGGTCGTTCGGGGGTTTTTCTGCCACAGGTACCAGTTGAGCAGGGTTGGACGAAAAGAGAGTATCTTGAGAATGTGTGTCGTAAGGCAGGGTTACCGCCCAATGCCTACAAGGACAAGGATGCGGAACTTTATGTATTTACCGGTGAGGTTTTTGGAGAGAAGGAAAGACAAAACAAAAAGGAGCCATAACAGATGAAGAAAGGTCTGTTTTTAACCATCTTTTTCTGCTTTACGAGCGTTTTCGGTGGCTGGATAGGAATTGCCAGCCGTAATGAAACCGCACCTCAGGTGGTGATAAAGCCTGAAGGCAGAGGTGCCACAGTAGTGGATATCACCATTCCCGGACTGGAGACTCTAACCGAAATGATTGACAACCAGAACTGGACTGTGGTAAGGATTCCTAACGAACCCGCGTTAACCGGTGAGATAGGTCTACCTCAGGTGCCGGTAATAATAAGAAATCTTGCTATTCCGGATAATGCGCAATTGAGCGTGGAGGTGATTTATGCGGAGTTCGAGAAGATTCGCGATGTTTTGATATATCCGGCACAGAAGCCTTTAACCGACCTTGACCAGCCTAATTGGACGGTTGATTATGATTTCTATGCAAGAGATGTGATCTATCCGGAAAATATAGCGAGGGTGAAACTGCAGAGTACCTGGCGCGGTCTACCTTTCGCAACGGTGGAGATAAATCCAGTACGTTACAATCCGGCGCACAGAGAACTTTATGTGGCAAAGCGGCTTAAAGTCCGATTAAGTCACACTGGGTCTTTTCGGAGACATCAAATTGAGCCTTGGAGTTTGCCGATGCTTAAGACCCTAATTGACAATCCGGAAGGGCTGAATCTTGATGTTAAGTGGTTTGACAGTCCAGGTGTGCGTTATTTAGTTATTGCTCATTCTAATTATACTGGTGGCTGGCTTGACTCGCTTGTCAACTGGCACCAGAAAAGGGGAATAGAAACCAGGGTAATTGCTAAGTCATCCTGGACTGCAACCGAGGTAAAGGATTCGGTGCGGGCAGAATACAATCGCAACAGCCCGCCGGTATTGCGCTGGGTGCTTTTGGTTGGCGAATACAACGAGGTGCCGGGTTATGTCTATCCTGGTGTTGGTTTCTCTGATATCTGGTATGCGGACCTTGAACCGACGAATGGTGATGACTACTTTGAGTTGGGGATTGGCAGGCTCAGCCCTGCAAGTGTGACCGACCTAAGCAATCAGATTCAGAAGACCCTCAATTTCCAGAAGAATCCGCCTGGAGGTGATTGGACTTCAAAGGCGGGTTTGGCCGCACATCGTGAACAATATCCGCAGAAATACTCAGCCTGCACCCGCGGCATCTATAACTTTCCTTATGCGCTTTATCGTTATACCTTTGACACGATTATGGGAGGCACCAGTGGAACCAATGCGATGGTTGTGGCAGATATTGATTCTGGCAGGGTGGTGATAAACTATCGGGGTCATGGTTCGGAAACAGACTGGTCATCTTGGGATGCACTAAGCCAGTCCTGGACAATCTCCCATATCAACAATCTCAACAATGGGGATATGACGCC
This window harbors:
- the amrB gene encoding AmmeMemoRadiSam system protein B yields the protein MRELLVVLFILGGPVCAGPKEVKMERKPAVAGQFYPADEGILRKMVDSLIAQAEPPAITGEILAILVPHAGIEYSGRTAAYAYKLISGKDGLTVVMVGPSHRADFERAAVYGKGSWLTPLGKVEVDEELAQAILREDSYFADLSAVHLQEHSLEVQLPFLQRVLKNFKVVPIMLLFPTYEECERVGKTIARVVKDKPVLLLASSDLYHGYSYSEAKSTDSFTLELISQFNPKAFYRALTESYGEQKPLACGGYPIVVVMAAAKELGADKAVVLHHTNSSDVTGQYGGYCVGYSAVAFVREGGNEEAATGLTGEEKKSLLMIARRSIEEYLRTGKVLDFDPLTERLKEKRGVFVTLHKWGELRGCIGYIEPIKPLYLATRDMAISAATEDPRFFPVRLEELPKIDIEITVLSPLKRISDPESVIVGTHGLVIRKGGRSGVFLPQVPVEQGWTKREYLENVCRKAGLPPNAYKDKDAELYVFTGEVFGEKERQNKKEP